GCACCTGGTACGGCAAgcccaccggcgccggccccAAGGATAACGGCGGCGCCTGCGGCTACAAGGACGTGGACAAGGAGCCCTTCAGCGGCATGACATCCTGCGGCAACACGCCCATCTTCCGCGACGGGCGCGGCTGCGGCTCCTGCTTCGAGATCAAGTGCACCAAGCCCGACGCCTGCTCCGGCGACCCCGTCCTCGTCCACATCACCGACGACAACGAGGAGCCCATCGCCGCCTACCACTTCGACCTTTCGGGCCACGCCTTCGGCTCCATGGCCAAGAAGGGGAAAGAGCAGGACCTGCGTAGCGCCGGAGAAGTGGAGATCCAGTTCCGGAGGGTGAAGTGCAAGTACCCTGAGGGCACCAAGGTGACGTTCCATGTGGAGAAGGGGTCGAGTCCGAATTACTTGGCGATTCTCGTCAAGTATGTGGGTGGCGATGGGGACGTGGTGGCCGTTGATGTGAAGGAGAAGGGCAAGGATGAGTGGGTCGCGCTCAAGGAGTCGTGGGGCGCCGTGTGGAGGCTTGATACTGCCAAGCCGCTCAAGGGCCCGCTTACTGTCAGGTATACTACTGATGGTGGCACCAAGGGCGAGTCTGAAGATGTCATCCCTGAAGACTGGAAACCTGACACCATGTATGAGTCCAAGTGATTCATTCTTCATCGATCCATCGTCGGCCATGCCTGCAGGTTACTACCATATACTCCTGGCG
This is a stretch of genomic DNA from Brachypodium distachyon strain Bd21 chromosome 1, Brachypodium_distachyon_v3.0, whole genome shotgun sequence. It encodes these proteins:
- the LOC100832526 gene encoding major pollen allergen Hol l 1; protein product: MASSSSSTLLLAASILATLASSAHGIPKVPPGPNITATYGDKWLDAKSTWYGKPTGAGPKDNGGACGYKDVDKEPFSGMTSCGNTPIFRDGRGCGSCFEIKCTKPDACSGDPVLVHITDDNEEPIAAYHFDLSGHAFGSMAKKGKEQDLRSAGEVEIQFRRVKCKYPEGTKVTFHVEKGSSPNYLAILVKYVGGDGDVVAVDVKEKGKDEWVALKESWGAVWRLDTAKPLKGPLTVRYTTDGGTKGESEDVIPEDWKPDTMYESK